One window of the Sparus aurata chromosome 7, fSpaAur1.1, whole genome shotgun sequence genome contains the following:
- the lrtm1 gene encoding leucine-rich repeat and transmembrane domain-containing protein 1 produces the protein MQAAQGRLADMRVVLVCGLLSLLSLSHGCPKECVCNSNTKVVDCRGRGLYDIPRRLHPDTQELYLQDNRIRGLGSMAFREIPLVRILDLSNNSITSVSPTALLGLRTLQRLSLANNNLRELDKRLLGPIRSLSHLDLSHNSLWGFPGAMGDSLRNLSHLGLAHNRLTRVDRSLLEALTRLDSVTLRGNPWRCDCQLMGLKLWLESYVFKGGVVDEVICSQPEEMREKDLQKVPYQLFHACMTTSYHYLFANIHHLESERLLRGHTHGNHAHPSSHALHIPMAMGEGFGGGGGGGGGGSVPECEPKQRHRPVNLRHAIATVIITGVVCGIVCLMMLAAAVYGCAYAAIMAKYQRELKKNEELAAAQRADHATADEKEPLENAIA, from the exons ATGCAAGCGGCCCAAGGACGACTGGCAGATATGAGAG TGGTACTGGTGTGtggcctcctctccctcctgtcttTGTCGCACGGCTGCCCAAAGGAGTGTGTCTGCAACAGCAACACCAAAGTAGTAGACTGCCGGGGTCGAGGCCTGTATGACATTCCCCGACGACTGCATCCAGACACCCAAGAACTGTATCTCCAAGATAACCGCATAAGGGGCCTGGGATCAATGGCTTTTCGAGAAATACCCCTTGTGCGCATTCTCGATCTATCTAATAACTCTATAACGTCTGTTTCACCAACTGCTCTGCTGGGTCTCAGAACTCTACAGCGCCTCAGCCTGGCCAACAATAACCTGAGAGAGCTTGACAAGCGGTTGCTTGGACCTATCCGCTCGCTTTCACACCTTGACCTCTCACACAACAG CCTGTGGGGCTTTCCTGGAGCCATGGGGGACAGTTTGAGGAACCTAAGCCACCTGGGTCTAGCGCACAACCGGCTAACACGAGTGGACCGCTCCCTGTTGGAGGCTCTGACCCGCCTGGACAGCGTCACACTTCGAGGCAACCCCTGGAGGTGTGACTGCCAGCTCATGGGCCTCAAACTCTGGCTGGAGAGCTACGTCTTTAAAG GTGGAGTGGTGGATGAGGTGATTTGCTCACAGCCAGAAGAAATGAGGGAGAAAGACCTGCAGAAAGTCCCCTACCAGCTCTTCCACGCCTGCATGACCACAAGCTACCATTACCTGTTTGCGAACATACACCACCTGGAATCTGAGAGGTTACTGCGAGGCCACACCCATGGCAACCATGCTCATCCCTCCAGCCATGCTCTCCACATCCCCATGGCAATGGGGGAGGGATTTggtggcggaggaggaggaggagggggaggtagTGTTCCAGAGTGTGAACCTAAGCAGCGGCATCGGCCTGTCAATTTGCGCCACGCAATCGCCACAGTGATCATCACTGGCGTGGTGTGTGGGATCGTGTGTCTGATGATGCTGGCTGCAGCAGTGTACGGCTGCGCCTACGCTGCTATCATGGCCAAATATCAGCGGGAGCTAAAGAAGAACGAGGAGTTGGCAGCAGCGCAGAGGGCAGATCATGCCACGGCAGATGAGAAGGAACCACTGGAGAATGCTATCGCCTAG